The following proteins are encoded in a genomic region of Sylvia atricapilla isolate bSylAtr1 chromosome 14, bSylAtr1.pri, whole genome shotgun sequence:
- the APBB3 gene encoding amyloid-beta A4 precursor protein-binding family B member 3 produces MLGKDYMLAIVLVNCDDNLWSDQSLETDPDLPPSWRKICDSLGTYYWHVPTGTTQWQHPARTTGPGGHTEADGEDTLQGRECQGPAAKHSAKDRPIPSPMASLSRRHSLSWHGDDFQHSAEPGSKCFAVRSLGWVEIPEEDLAPGKSSIAVNNCIQQLSNSKGQGSADNQGEGQDLVMILKKDTMSLVDPLDHSLIHRQPILNIRVWGVGCNNGRDRDFAFVASDKDTCVLKCHVFHCNVPAKGIAKALHEMCSKIVAERAVASSRLPRAATLEPISAEDLPLQVDILEAVRQSMQTYEALYIGSLPVPRAMGMDVLNEAIEKLTRRPGRENWTPSLIYVSDTAMRVHPAQVGSGQGAVAGAGTALPPAERTRAAAGLPGRRPGVDGPAGSPQEPEEAAHIWECQVRYVTFLGVGRDAHTFALIVDTGRRFQCAAFWCEPDAGTISEAVQAACMVQYQKCLVAAAPGAKAKSAAGRGRAGPAAAGDAARGAAKAGGGGGGAGAGTRKRGLFSFLEVFRLRRALLHSP; encoded by the exons ATGCTGGGCAAGGACTACATGCTGGCCATCGTCCTGGTCAACTGCGACG ACAACCTCTGGAGCGACCAGAGCCTGGAGACAGACCCTGACCTCCCCCCAAGCTGGAGGAAAATCTGTGACTCTCTGGGTACCTATTACTGGCATGTGCCGACAGGCACGACACAGTGGCAGCACCCTGCACGCACCACCGGCCCAGGAGGCCACACGGAGGCTGATGGAGAGGACACACTCCAGGGAAGG gaATGCCAGGGGCCTGCAGCAAAGCACTCGGCAAAGGACCggcccattcccagccccatgGCTTCGCTGTCCCGGAG GCACTCGCTGTCCTGGCATGGAGATGACTTCCAGCACAGCGCAGAGCCCGGCTCCAAG TGCTTTGCTGTGCGCTCTCTGGGCTGGGTGGAGATCCCCGAGGAGGACCTGGCACCTGGCAAGAGCAGCATCGCTGTCAACAACTgcatccagcagctctccaaCAGCAAGGGCCAGGGCTCTGCGGACAACCAGGGTGAG ggccaggaccTAGTGATGATTCTGAAGAAGGACACCATGAGCCTGGTGGATCCCCTCGACCACAGCCTCATCCATCGCCAGCCCATCCTCAACATCCGTGTCTGGGGTGTTGGCTGCAACAACGGCAG GGACAG AGACTTCGCCTTTGTGGCCAGTGACAAGGACACCTGCGTCCTCAAGTGCCACGTCTTCCACTGCAATGTGCCTGCCAAGGGCATCGCCAAGGCTCTACACGAGATGTGCTCCAAG ATCGTGGCCGAGCGAGCGGTAGCGAGCAGCAGGCTGCCCCGCGCCGCCACGCTGGAGCCCATCTCTGCCGAGGACCTGCCACTGCAAG TGGATATCCTCGAAGCGGTGAGGCAGTCAATGCAGACGTACGAGGCGCTGTACATCGGCAGCCTGCCCGTGCCCAGGGCCATGG GGATGGATGTGTTGAACGAGGCCATCGAGAAGCTGACGAGGCGCCCAGGGAGGGAGAACTGGACGCCCTCCCTCATCTACGTGTCCGACACGGCCATGAGGGTGCACCCGGCGCAGGTGGGGAGCGGACAGGGGGCCGTGGCCGGGGCGGGCACGGCGCTGCCCCCGGCAGAGCGGACCCGGGCGGCGGCAGGGCTGCCCGGGAGGCGGCCAGGGGTGGATGGGCCCGCGGGGTCCCCGCAGGAGCCCGAGGAGGCGGCGCACATCTGGGAGTGCCAGGTGCGGTACGTGACCTTCCTGGGGGTGGGCCGGGACGCGCACACCTTCGCGCTCATCGTGGACACGGGGCGACGCTTCCAGTGCGCGGCCTTCTGGTGCGAGCCCGACGCCGGCACCATCTCGGAGGCGGTGCAGGCCGCCTGCATG GTGCAGTACCAGAAGTGCCTGGTGGCCGCCGCGCCGGGGGCGAAGGCGAAGAGCGctgcgggccggggccgggccgggccggcggccgcgggggaCGCTGCCCGCGGGGCGGCCAAGGCGggggggggcggcggcggggcgggggccgggaCCCGCAAGCGGGGACTCTTCTCCTTCCTGGAGGTGTTCCGCCTCCGGCGGGCCCTCCTGCACAGCCCGtag
- the SRA1 gene encoding steroid receptor RNA activator 1, producing the protein MAESYVKPGNQERGWNDPPQFSYGLQAQAGGSRRTPLTRRVPAPPAGAPPGAPPDPPGAPADRTAPPPRALGPPPSASVGAAPRAEGRPGAACPEQECNVSADTVLTPLRAALDACRAAVQKQVCNDIGRRLTVLEDAWAQGKLSAPVRKRMSLLVQELQQQRWDAADEIHRSLMVDHVNEVSQWMVGVKRLIAETRALPTEGTDGSADTETRALPTAETDGSADTEPPSEPAPEGP; encoded by the exons ATGGCGGAGTCCTACGTGAAGCCGG GGAACCAGGAGCGCGGCTGGAACGACCCCCCCCAGTTCTCGTACGGGCTGCAGGCGCAAGCCGGGGGCTCCCGCCGGACCCCGCTCACCCGCCGGgtccccgccccgcccgcgggGGCACCCCCAG GTGCCCCCCCGGACCCGCCCGGTGCCCCCGCCGACCGCacagcgccgccgccccgggcgCTGGGGCCGCCCCCGTCGGCTTCTGTCGGCGCTGCCCCGCGGGCCGAGGGCCGGCCGGGCGCGGCGTGCCCGGAGCAGGAGTGCAATGTGTCCGCCGACACCGTCCTCACCCCGCTGCGGGCGGCCCTGGACGCCTGCCGGGCCGCGGTGCAG AAACAAGTGTGCAATGACATCGGGCGGCGGCTGACAGTGCTGGAGGACGCGTGGGCTCAGGGGAAGCTGTCGGCACCggtgaggaagaggatgagcCTCCTGGTGCAAG AGCTTCAGCAGCAGCGCTGGGATGCGGCTGATGAGATCCACCGCTCGCTTATGGTGGACCACGTGAACGAGGTGAGCCAGTGGATGGTGGGCGTCAAGCGCCTCATCGCTGAGACCCGGGCCCTGCCCACCGAAGGGACGGACGGCAGCGCCGACACCGAGACCCGGGCCCTGCCCACCGCGGAGACCGACGGCAGCGCTGACACCGAGCCCCCGAGCGAACCAGCGCCGGAGGGGCCCTGA